The following is a genomic window from Acidisarcina sp..
ACCCAAATACACCCGAGTCCGAACCCACCCCCGAGTCTAATGAGTCCTTTGGCGACCTTCTTTCTCAGTATGAGCAGAGCCATTCGCGCGAGGCAGAAGGCGGCGCGAAGCAGTTGCTGGGCACCGTCGTCGCTGTCACTGCCGATTCCGTGTTGCTCGATATCGGCTTCAAGAGCGAAGGCATCCTGCCCCTTGCACCGTTCCAGGCCGCCGGAGAAACGGTAACCCCCGGCGATACCTTTCAGGTCTCGGTCAAGGGCCGCGATGCCGATGGATACTACGAGCTATCCCGCTTTAAGACTGCCTTGCCGAAGGATTGGTCAGCGTTAGAGCGCGCCTTCGCGGACAAGACGACGATCATGGGAACAGTGACGGGCGTCGTCAAGGGTGGCCTGCACGTGGATGTGGGAGTACGCGCCTTTATGCCCGCTTCGCGAAGCGGGGTGCGCGATGCCGCCGAAATGGAGAAGCTCGTCGGCCAGGAGATTCGCTGCCGCATCATTAAGCTCGATGTCGCCGACGAAGATGTAGTTGTCGATCGCCGCGTGGTTACGGAAGAAGAAGAGCGCGCAACCAGGGAGCAGCGTTACTCCGCGATGAAAGAAGGCGATACGGTCCATGGCGAGGTACGCAGCCTGACCGACTATGGCGCCTTCGTCGATCTCGGCGGTGTGGACGGCTTGCTGCATGTGAGCGACCTGAGCTGGGCCCGCGTCACCAAGCCATCGGACGTGCTCACGGTAGGGCAGGAAGTTGAAGTCCGGGTCCTCAAAATCGATCAGGAGAAGCGGCGTATTTCCCTTGGAATGAAGCAGCTTCAGCCCCATCCATGGGATTCTCTCGCCGAGAAGTACAAGGTCGGCGACCGCATACGCGGCACGGTAACGCGCGTTATGGACTTCGGTGCATTCGTAGAGCTCGAGCCCGGCGTTGAGGGCCTGATCCATATCTCAGATATGTCCTGGGCCAGAAGAGTGCGAACTGCCGGCGATGTTGTGAAGCAAGGCGAGACGGTTGAAGCAGTACTCCTCGGACTGGATCTAGCCGAACGGCGGATTTCGCTGGGGCTCAAGCAGGCATTGGGCGATCCGTGGGCAGAAGCTGCTCAGAAATATCCCACGGGCACGGTAATCGAAGGCCCGGTTACCAGCATCACGAAATTTGGCGCATTTGTGCAGCTTGCTGAGGGCGTCGAGGGCATGATCCACGTGAGTGAGATCAGCGCGGAAAAGCGCATCAATCATCCGCAGGATGTTCTTAAGCTGGGTCAGGTGGTCAAGGCCCAGGTGCTGGAGATCGACAAGGAAAAACGCCAGCTCCGCCTGAGCATGAAGCAACTCGTCCCCACCAGCCTCGACGAATTTCTTGCCGAACACAAGCCGGGCGATGATGTAACAGGTCGCATTCTCGAAGTCTCTAACGGAAAAGCGCGCGTAGAACTGGGGGAAGGCATCCAGGCAAGTTGCAGCCTTCCCGCCCAGAGCGCTGCTGCCACGCAACCGGAATCCAAGGCAGACCTTGCATCGCTCAGCGCAATGCTCAAGGCTCGTTGGAAGGGCGCCGCTTCCAGCAATGCGCCCGGACCGGATATCGTTCGCAGCGGAGAGATTCGCAGCTTCCGAATAACGAAGCTGGATCCTGCAACGAAGGCTATCGAGCTGGAATTGCTGCAATAGACTGACATGCAAAGAGTTATAAGGTCAGGCCACCCTTCTCTGAGTTGGCAGCGGCAAGATCGCACAGTTGTGTGCGGCCGTGTGCTGTCAATGATTCCTGGATGAATAGATTCTCTGCGTGCTGGGGAATCAAGCCCAGGGTGACCGCAGTCACTTCTTCCCACGCAGCCAGAGGATACGATGGGGATCAGGCTCATAGGAGCCGAAGTCTGAGTT
Proteins encoded in this region:
- a CDS encoding 30S ribosomal protein S1; translated protein: MPNPNTPESEPTPESNESFGDLLSQYEQSHSREAEGGAKQLLGTVVAVTADSVLLDIGFKSEGILPLAPFQAAGETVTPGDTFQVSVKGRDADGYYELSRFKTALPKDWSALERAFADKTTIMGTVTGVVKGGLHVDVGVRAFMPASRSGVRDAAEMEKLVGQEIRCRIIKLDVADEDVVVDRRVVTEEEERATREQRYSAMKEGDTVHGEVRSLTDYGAFVDLGGVDGLLHVSDLSWARVTKPSDVLTVGQEVEVRVLKIDQEKRRISLGMKQLQPHPWDSLAEKYKVGDRIRGTVTRVMDFGAFVELEPGVEGLIHISDMSWARRVRTAGDVVKQGETVEAVLLGLDLAERRISLGLKQALGDPWAEAAQKYPTGTVIEGPVTSITKFGAFVQLAEGVEGMIHVSEISAEKRINHPQDVLKLGQVVKAQVLEIDKEKRQLRLSMKQLVPTSLDEFLAEHKPGDDVTGRILEVSNGKARVELGEGIQASCSLPAQSAAATQPESKADLASLSAMLKARWKGAASSNAPGPDIVRSGEIRSFRITKLDPATKAIELELLQ